The following proteins are co-located in the Camelina sativa cultivar DH55 chromosome 12, Cs, whole genome shotgun sequence genome:
- the LOC104733489 gene encoding putative F-box/kelch-repeat protein At4g19330: MEPPSEPNPPNCPATPPSRWLFSSLPTDIVLSILARISMSYYPTLSLVSKSFRSLILSDALDMERSCLGTRKQCVYVCLQSPTYPFDRRWFCLWIKPYDHQPLTHWKIDVKVTGHWLLPMPTSYSRRLQIFHETVGSEIYEIGGQDTPSSSTDVWVYNKLTGKYKAPSMTVARKNALTCALDGNLYVMGGCEPDESTHWAEVFYPKTQTWEPLPDPGVELRYSLVKNLQAKQGKIYVRSNKKNFVYLTKESRWEVDEDYLGESMCEIENVCYRYGDKKLWWYDTKREEWRLVEGLSGVHAKYKTHTEIGNCGGKLVVFWDYVPSRITATKEIWCAMISLEKNRHGEVWGNIEWLDAVLIAPRSYTFSRCVDSLQ, from the coding sequence ATGGAGCCACCAAGCGAGCCAAACCCTCCTAATTGTCCGGCTACGCCACCATCTCGGTGGTTGTTTTCGTCCTTACCGACGGACATCGTTTTGAGTATATTGGCTCGCATATCAATGTCTTACTACCCAACGCTCTCACTTGTCTCCAAGAGCTTCCGCTCGCTCATCCTCTCTGACGCGCTCGACATGGAACGATCCTGCCTTGGAACCCGAAAACAATGTGTTTATGTCTGTCTACAATCTCCCACCTATCCTTTTGATCGTAGATGGTTCTGTCTCTGGATTAAACCCTATGATCATCAACCCCTAACCCATTGGAAGATCGACGTCAAGGTTACCGGACATTGGTTGCTACCAATGCCTACTTCTTATTCTCGTCGCTTACAAATATTCCACGAAACTGTTGGTTCAGAAATATACGAAATTGGTGGACAAGACACGCCCTCCTCCTCGACCGACGTGTGGGTCTATAACAAGCTTACTGGCAAATACAAAGCCCCCAGCATGACGGTGGCTCGTAAGAATGCCCTTACGTGCGCCCTGGACGGGAATCTATATGTAATGGGAGGGTGTGAACCAGATGAATCTACGCATTGGGCTGAGGTTTTCTACCCAAAGACTCAAACTTGGGAACCTTTACCGGATCCTGGAGTGGAGCTCCGGTACTCTTTGGTCAAGAATCTCCAAGCGAAGCAAGGAAAAATTTACGTGAGGAGCAATAAGAAAAACTTTGTTTACCTTACCAAAGAAAGTAGGTGGGAAGTTGATGAGGACTACTTGGGTGAGAGTATGTGTGAGATAGAGAATGTATGCTACCGTTATGGTGATAAAAAATTGTGGTGGTATGACACAAAGCGTGAAGAGTGGAGACTGGTCGAAGGTTTGAGTGGAGTTCACGCGAAATACAAAACTCATACTGAAATAGGTAATTGTGGTGGAAAACTCGTTGTCTTTTGGGACTATGTGCCGTCTCGTATTACTGCAACCAAAGAAATTTGGTGTGCTATGATCTCGCTTGAAAAGAACCGTCATGGTGAAGTTTGGGGCAATATTGAATGGCTTGATGCTGTGCTTATAGCCCCTCGGTCGTATACATTCTCGCGTTGTGTGGACTCATTGCAATGA